The window TAGGCATTGCCTCGGCTATCAAATTCCGTATGTAGCGGCCCTAATCCAGCTTGCTGCACCACTCCTGCGACAACATCATCGTAATTGATAATGGGAATACCATATGCATCCCCGTCAAAGCGCTGGTTTTGTATCGCATCTAACATCTTGGTGAAGGAATGGGCAGTTAGCGACGCTGACAATTTTCCACTTCCAATGATGTATTCACCAGTCGGGTCAACGTCGCAACCATGAGGTGATTTCGGTGTAGGAAGAAAATAGACCAAGCCAGGATACTTTGACGGATCGAGTACCTTAACTTCCTTCTTCATAGTAGAGGTGGCCATATGGGTCGACTCGTCATAGACATTGTGAGCATAACTGCTCTCCATTACGTCATAATCACCATTCGCGATGAGTTCTTCCGCTTTTTTCCAGTTGATGGCTGCGATAAAATCTTTGTCGTTTTGTGAAGCATTGACTTCTAACAGGGTACTTGCTTCTTCCGTATTGTAGGTGGAGAAGAACATCCAGCCATGCGATTTCTTTCTGCCTGGATGTGCCAAATCGAAATTGAAACCAGGCATCATTACTTGAAAGGCCAAATCCATTCTGCCTGATTCTTGATCCACCTTCAAGAAAGACAATGCACCTTTGAAGTTGCCCTTATACTCATCGATCGGGATATCCCTTTGTGGAACCGGTACGGCAAAGCGGGTACCTGCTACTACATACTCGGTATTTTCAGTAACAAAGGACGAACTGTGATTTCCTGCACTATTGGGAATCTCCATGATTTCTTCCGTCTCAAAAGTGGAAAGACTCACCCTCGCGATCCGGGGCGTGTTATTGCCATTGATGAAACACCACCTTCCATCTACTTTTCCATTGGTTTGTGAAAGGTCCGGGTGATGAGCATCATCCCAGGGAACAGGACCAAAAGAAGTTTCAAGCAAGGGTTTTGTTTCCTCATTGAAACCATATCCCTTTTCTGCATCTACGGAAAATACTGGAACTACTCTGAACAATCGGCCGGAGGGAAGGCCATAAACCGAGAGCTGACCGCTGTATCCGCCTGATATAAAAGCATAAAATTCATCATGCTCTCCGGGGGGAACAAAAGACCGTTCTGCCATACTCGTCCCCAACGCACCAGAAGAACTTCCTCCATTGCCGCAGGAGGTGGCCAAAGCCAAAATGCTTATCAAGATGATAAACGTCGATATATATCTATTGATTTTCATAATTAAGACAGATTTATTGAGGTAAAATGACTTGATCCACTACGTTGATCACGCCGTTTGACGTTTGGATGGTAGCGAGCACCTTGGCCCCGCCTACTGTTATTTCATCTCCTGACACGACCACTTCCAAATAATCTCCAGTGGCCATGTATAACTTTCTACCACGTGCTGCTTCTTTGATCAAACTCTCCTGATCGTAAGACCCGGGAGCAGCATGCCGGGTAATGATCGAGGCCAAAGTGCTCTTGTTTTCTGGTTTTAACAGATCATCCAATGTTCCCGCAGGAAGCGCATCAAAAGCATCATTCGTAGGAGCGAAAACTGTTAATGGACCGGCGTTCACTAAAACATGTTCAATCTCCGCCGCTTTGACACCTGCGACCAGTGTCGTGTGCGCCTCCGACGACATGGCTACCTGTAGGATATTAGCATCGGATTCATCATCGGCAACAGAAGCCTGACCTCTGGGATGTGAAATCGGTGATTGCGCAGCTTCCGACGATTGCTCAGTTGAAGAACCACAAGACCATACGATCAGTATGCTTGTTATCATTAGCATAAACAGATTTAAGGGTTTCATATCATTATTTTTAGGTTCATAGTGTTCTAAAGTATTCGAGTACAGCACGGGCTTCCTCTTGGGTTAGGTTTTGATTGGCCATTGGAGATCCATTGAATTCGATCAACAATTGTTTAGCCATTGGGTCATTCTTGACCATCTCCTCAGGATTCAAGATCATGTTCATGATCCAGGCTGGTGTCCTGTTTTCCAGAATTCCTTTTGGTGGCGGGCCTATGAATCGCTTTGCTGGCTTATGACATGCACTGCACTTGCCTTCAAATACTGCCTGACCTTCTGCAGCCAGAACAGCATCAATTTCCATCGGCAACTCAAATGCTGCAACCGGACCCACGCCATGATTGGATTGCCATGCGACAAACGGATCCTCAGGCTTTGCCACGGATTGTTCCTTGATTTTATCAATGCGACTTTGCCCTCCTCCACATGCGTATATCAGGAGCACAATCAGGGATGTCCACAAATAGGTTTTCAGTTCATTCATAAGCGTCAATGATTGATTTTGAAATTGATTTTTCTATTAAGGATAAAAGGATCATTTTATCCTTTATTTGAACAAAATTTTTATTTATCAACTAATTTCTGACCCAGGGATTGATCCCTAACATCAATGGATAACAGCGTTTCATTTATCTGTCGCCTCACTAATGCAAACTTGTCGTGTACCGGGCATGGATTTTCACTCCCACATTCATCAAATCCAAGTACACACTTTTCCATGAGTTTATTGCCATCTATTGTTGCAACAATATCACGCAGTTTGACCTCTCTTTGGCTAAGTAAAAACCCACCTGAAGGACCTTTATACGATTCTAACAAACCACTCTTCACTAGCTGCTGCAATATTTTTGCCGTAAAAGCTTCTGGAGATCCAATGGCCTCCGTCACTTCTTTTAATCCCGTTTTTCTATTTTCCTGCTGATTAGAAGCGATGTAAATCATGATTTTAATCGCATACTCACAAGCTCTTGAAAACATATCCTCCCTCCTTATTGGCCATAAAGATAATCAAATAATTTAAATAAAAGAGTAAAAGGTCTTTTATTCTTAATTAAACTTATTCTTCCAACAAATGTCTTATTTCGTCATTAAAAATTCCATTTCCTTTGCAAACCGGAAATAAATAATTCATATTTGTTTTGCAAACCGGAATTATATGAAGGATACAAATCTTGGCGCTTTTGAAGAATTGGTACTGCTTGCCGTGGGCTCGCTTGGTGACAATGCTTATGGCGTAACCATTAAGGATGCATTAGTGGAACAAACAGGACGAGCCCCCAGTATTGGCTCCCTGCACTCTGCCCTTTATCGGCTGGAAGGAAAAGGCTACTTGACTTCAGAAGACGGTGGGGCTACAAACGAAAGAGGTGGCCGTAGAAAAAGGTATTTCCAACTGTCTTCCTCCGGGAAAAAAGCACTGGAAGCTGCTCATGAGCTAAGAACAGCTTTCTCCTCAAAAATCCCTGGCCTTAACCTTAAAAACAGCTAATTGAATGAAGTCTTCCAAAACAACTCCTCCTCTGTTGCTTGACTGGTTCATATCAGGCATATGCAAGCATGAGGTCTTCGAAATCGTGCAGGGTGATTTATATGAATTGTATGAAAGAAATCTGAAAAAACATGGAGCGCTTAAGGCAAGACTCCTCTACATAAGAGACGCCTTGACGATCCTGCGCCCTACGCTCTTAAAACAACTTGAAGGTAATTACCAACTCAATCCTTACGGCATGTTCAAGAATCATTTCAAAACTTCGTGCAGAAACCTCAAACGCAACCCCCTATTCACGATCATCAACGCGGTAGGCCTGGCCATCAGCATGTCGGTGGGGATCATGATAATCGTATTCTTATCCGAACTATACAGTGTTGATGACTTTCATGAGCAGAAAGACCAGATATATCGAGTAACCACTACCCAACCCGGCCTTATGGGAGATCAAATTGATCACCTGGCAACCGCCTCCTATTTTGTCGCGGATCAGGCCAAATCAGAAATTCCTGAAGTCGAAAAGGTTGCGGTGATGAGTTGGCGATTCAAAGCTGATGTAACTTTTTCCGATAAGCGCGTGGCGTTATCCGGTTTCTATGCGACTCCTTCTTTTTTAGACATACTTTCTTATCCTTTACAAATTGGACATCCGCAATCCGCGCTTGACCAACCTGAATCCGTCTTACTGACGGCCTCTGCAGCCAATAAGCTCTTTCCTGATACTGATCCTATAGGGCAATGGGTTGACCTGGCAGGTCTGGGAAATTTTAATAAAGGCCTGGTTACCGGAATTCTGAAAGACCCACCTGCCAATTCTTATCTGGATTTTGATATCGTGTTACCCATGCAATCCAATCCCATGATCAGCACGCAATTCAGGAGCAATCCAAATAACACCTTTGAAAATTATGTCTACTTATTATTGAATGATCACGCTGATGTGGAGGAAGTAGCAACAAAAATAGCTGCGCTACTGGCGGAACACCCGTATGATATGTCAAGGGTCAAACACACACTGGAACCCATGGGTAGTTTCATTACCGGCGCCAAGATGAATGCCAATGGGCCTACTTTTTCATCCCGTAACGTTGACATGATGGTAGGTTTAACTCTCATTGTCTTATTATCTGCCTGCTTTAATTACACCAACCTCTCACTCGGACGTTCCCTGAGACGACTAAAAGAGATCAGTATAAGAAAGGTGAACGGAGCAACCCGCTCCCAGCTCTTTACACAACTCATTGTAGAAGCTATTTTGGTTTCATTGCTGGCTTTGATACTGGGAATCGCACTTTTTCTCATTGCCAGGCCATTATTATTGTCCCAGGTGAATGACTTGTTACAGGATAGGTCTTTCTTCTTATTGAACCTATCCTGGATCAAGATCAGTTATTTCACCTTGTTCGCGTTGATCATTGGTCTCATAGCTGGGTTTTTCCCTTCCTGGATCCTATCCAGACTTAAGACAAGCCTGTTGCTCAATGATGCCGGAAAGATTAAACTGCTTCCAGGCATGAGTGCGCGAAAGGTATTGATCACCTTCCAATTTAGCCTATCCATCGGTTTGATCATGTGTGCTGTCATGGTGTATCAGCAATACAAGTTTGCCATCCATTATGATCTGGGATTCCAAACCGAAAACATCGTCAACGTAAATATCCACGGAGATTACATGGAGCTACTGGAACAAGACTACAAGTCTTTACCACAAGTGCTTAGCACTGCTCGATCACAAGCAGTATTAGGATTACGTGGTGGGCAATTTGGAAATGCTATCTCTGAGGACTTCCAGGATACGACCATGTATTCCTGCAATTACGTTGGCGGAAACTACTTTGACTTACATGAGTTTACGCCTGTTGAGGGCTCAGTTTTCTTCAAAACTGACAGTGCAAATTCAATCATCGTCAACCAGTCTTTCCTAAAGGCACTGAATCTTGATACTGCCGAAAATGCCATTGGAACCAAAGTAAGACTAAGAGACGACCAACAGACCATTGTTAGTATTCAAGGTGTAGTAAGTGATTTCATGGGTGTATCACTGGATTTCCAAATGCCAGCCCCATTTGTCTTTTTTCCAATGGCTTCCGGTCAAAAAGGCACGCTGGGACTAAAAATTGCGACGGACGACTTACTGGCCACCATGACATTACTTGAAAAATATTATCAAAAATATGACCTTGTACATCCGTTCAATGCACAGCTATACGATGACCAACTGGCGTCCAATTATCAGCAACTCCAATCGAGCTATACGCTCATCTCTCTGCTGGCATTCCTGGCGATTTCCATTTCTACATTAGGATTGATTGGCATTGCGATATATACCCTTGAAAGCCGATTGAAAGAAATAAGTATTCGAAAAGTACTGGGAGCCAATACCCAGAGCCTGATCCTACTACTTTCAAAAGGATTTCTAATCATGATCAGCCTTGCCACCATCCTGGCAGTTCCGGTGGCATTACATGTCGTGGATGAAATGTTATTGCAGTCCTTTTTTCACCGTATTGATATCGGTTTACTGGAAATTTCTTCAGGCTTTGTGATCGTATTGCTGATCGCTGCATTGGCGGTATGCACGCAGGTTCGACGAGTCTCTGTTCAAAAACCATCGGAGTTTCTCAGAGATGAATAACCATTTCCACCATAAACCAGGGTCACTTTCCAAAAGTGATGACATACCCCACAAGGGCATTGATCTGATCTTCATCTAAAATCTGACTAAAGTCAGGCATGATCACGTCTTCATAGCCAGAAACAATCTCAGCATCCGGATCAACAATGGACTCTCTGATGTACTCCTCCGTTTGCCTTGAGGAAACGCCATACAAGTTTGGGGCCAGGCTTTCTATTTCCGGTTCAATGGAATGGCAGCTAGCACAGCCCCTGGTTTCAAACAAGAGTTTGCCGTAGGCCAGGGTGTCTTGTTGGTCTACTTCGGTAAAGTGCTCCCTGACCTCTGCAACGGCCGTATATTCAAAAACGGTCAGTAAAACGATAGAGAGTAAGGCCAGGGAGATGGATATCATCAGAATGGAAAGTCGACGGATAATTTTCTTTTTGAGCATGACACAGATTTATTGAGTTTATTCCAAACGTAGCACCGAGAAAACTTCAGGGTATTCTGATTTGCAAATCAGAACACCTGACTTACGAATTTTGAACTACTTTGTCCTCAATTCTCGAGTATGTCAGAAGTTCTATCATTCAATGATTTGTGGCCGCTATTGATTGGAGCTGCAGCAGTTGTCCATTGCTGCTTTCTAGGAGTGGTCCTGCTAAAGCTTAGTAAAAAGAAGTCCAATCAACTACTTTCGGCGACTCTACTCTTGTTGGCGCTAAGAATGGTGGCCTGCCTCGCCGGATTGATCTATCCGACGATTGAATCCATAGGCATTTACCTTGGGGCCGTCGCTTTTGCTGCTACAGGACCATTAGTACACTTTTATTTAATTGCGCTATGGCATCCTTCGTTTATGTGGCATAAATCCCAACGATTACATTTTATACCTGCCCTACTGATTCTGCTGTCCACGCCATTTGTCAATGTTTATATCATTTTTAGCTTATACACCCTGGCTTTACTTAGCCTGACGATTTATGTAGTCGCAAACTTATTCCGATTGAAAAAGCATAAGGTCCAGTTGGCAACTGATCAGGACAGATGGAAGTGGACCCAACAATTTTTGATCGGAATGATGATTTTGCTCTTCTTGTTTCATGCACAATCTTTCTTCTTTGATGCTACGGTCTATCAAGGCATCATTGTGGGAGCAACTTTTGTTTTGTATGCTATAACGATTTTATCGATCAAACGGGTAAAGCTGTTTATGGCCGAACCGAAGAAACGCGATAAAAAATTGCAGCTCCTGGAACTAGGCCAACAGATTGAAATCCTAATTCGAAAGGAACATGTTTTCACCAATTCATCATTAACTGTAGCGACTATAGCCAAGGAACTCAATGTTCCTGCATATTTAGCTTCTCAAGCGATCAATACACATTTCGAAAGAAGTTTTCCTGAGATTCTCAATGACTTAAGAATCCATAAAGCAGAACAACTCCTTACTGATGCGAGTAAGAGCCACTATACCGTAGAAGCCATTGCCTACGAGAGTGGATTCAGCACTCTATCTGCCTTCTACACCACCTTTAAGAAAGTGAATGAGAAAACTCCTACGGAATATCGAAATGGAAAATGAACGCGGACTTAATTTTCTACATGGGTTGGTCTAGTCCGATTTACTGACTAATAGATTCAGCACCCGCTCATTACCCTCAACGATTTTCCCTTCAAAGTAGGCCATGTCCTGCATAGAAGAAATTACTGCTAATTGATTACCTCGATAAATGTAATTAATGGCATCTCCACTGGTCGCCTGATAGTTCTCAATCAATGTGTTTAAGCGACTTAGTTCTTCCACAAGTTCAAGATCCAGCTCTACCAAAACTCCTGTAACCTGGGCAATTTGAAAGGAATTCAGACTTATATCAGCCGAACGCAAATGAATGCTACCTACGCCAAGAACGAAAATTGTATCGTTTCGCGATTCAATCTCAAAAACACTTTCTCCCAGAATCAGTATTCGTTGGTCATCAGACCTTCTGACTTCTACACGTTCTTTGTAAGAATGACTGTTAAACAACAAGGCAGTTTTGATTTCTTGAGCCAGCGCCTGATCATCCTCGGTATCAATTTCCAAACTAGCTACCGGAATGGAGGCGATTCGATGATCCCCTTCTTCTATTTCTTTCAGAAGATTCAGTCGATAATTCAGCGACCATCGGACCAGAGAATCATTTCGTATAATTTCCTGGTGAATGTTTTCAACGACCCGGAATACCTTCTTTTTCGTCGCTTCGTTTTCACGCCACTGATTGAGAACCAATGCCAATAAGACAGCAAATACAATGGAAATGAATTCAATCAGGATTTTTGAAAAGTTGGCTTTCATGAGTTTTTGTCAATGTTGCGCCTACAACAAACATACCCAGAATTGACATTGGAGTTTTGTGAAAAATAAAGAAATGTCATTTCAGGAGGCCTGAAAATCAGTCATTTAAACTGTTCCTGCAAAACCCCACGGATCTCTTCGAAATCGAATGGTTTCTTAAAAACTCCGGTGATCTTTTTACTGGCCAGTGCCTCATCTATTTCCGCATGATAATTGTATCCGGTAAGCAAGAACTTTGGTTTTTCTTGCAGCAAATCCTCCACTTCATTGAGCATTTGCAATCCACTGACTTCTGGCATTTTTAAATCCGTGACCACCACATCGATCTCGTCCAATTGTTCTTTGATCACTTCAATGCCTTCAGCGGCAGAGCTGGCCGTGATCACATTAAAATCATTGCTGAATAACCGATTCAGGATAAAGAGGTTCATTTCCTCATCATCTACAAATAGCACTGTCTTCATGATTGCGTAAAATTAATCGTAAAACAGGTGCCTTCACCAGGTTTTGAATAGACATGTACACGACCACCATGATCTTGTATGATCCGATAAGAAATCGCCAGCCCAAGACCGGTGCCTTCGCCTACAGGTTTGGTCGTGAAAAAAGGAT of the Cytophagales bacterium genome contains:
- a CDS encoding ABC transporter permease, with amino-acid sequence MKSSKTTPPLLLDWFISGICKHEVFEIVQGDLYELYERNLKKHGALKARLLYIRDALTILRPTLLKQLEGNYQLNPYGMFKNHFKTSCRNLKRNPLFTIINAVGLAISMSVGIMIIVFLSELYSVDDFHEQKDQIYRVTTTQPGLMGDQIDHLATASYFVADQAKSEIPEVEKVAVMSWRFKADVTFSDKRVALSGFYATPSFLDILSYPLQIGHPQSALDQPESVLLTASAANKLFPDTDPIGQWVDLAGLGNFNKGLVTGILKDPPANSYLDFDIVLPMQSNPMISTQFRSNPNNTFENYVYLLLNDHADVEEVATKIAALLAEHPYDMSRVKHTLEPMGSFITGAKMNANGPTFSSRNVDMMVGLTLIVLLSACFNYTNLSLGRSLRRLKEISIRKVNGATRSQLFTQLIVEAILVSLLALILGIALFLIARPLLLSQVNDLLQDRSFFLLNLSWIKISYFTLFALIIGLIAGFFPSWILSRLKTSLLLNDAGKIKLLPGMSARKVLITFQFSLSIGLIMCAVMVYQQYKFAIHYDLGFQTENIVNVNIHGDYMELLEQDYKSLPQVLSTARSQAVLGLRGGQFGNAISEDFQDTTMYSCNYVGGNYFDLHEFTPVEGSVFFKTDSANSIIVNQSFLKALNLDTAENAIGTKVRLRDDQQTIVSIQGVVSDFMGVSLDFQMPAPFVFFPMASGQKGTLGLKIATDDLLATMTLLEKYYQKYDLVHPFNAQLYDDQLASNYQQLQSSYTLISLLAFLAISISTLGLIGIAIYTLESRLKEISIRKVLGANTQSLILLLSKGFLIMISLATILAVPVALHVVDEMLLQSFFHRIDIGLLEISSGFVIVLLIAALAVCTQVRRVSVQKPSEFLRDE
- a CDS encoding response regulator, with amino-acid sequence MKTVLFVDDEEMNLFILNRLFSNDFNVITASSAAEGIEVIKEQLDEIDVVVTDLKMPEVSGLQMLNEVEDLLQEKPKFLLTGYNYHAEIDEALASKKITGVFKKPFDFEEIRGVLQEQFK
- the nosZ gene encoding Sec-dependent nitrous-oxide reductase — encoded protein: MKINRYISTFIILISILALATSCGNGGSSSGALGTSMAERSFVPPGEHDEFYAFISGGYSGQLSVYGLPSGRLFRVVPVFSVDAEKGYGFNEETKPLLETSFGPVPWDDAHHPDLSQTNGKVDGRWCFINGNNTPRIARVSLSTFETEEIMEIPNSAGNHSSSFVTENTEYVVAGTRFAVPVPQRDIPIDEYKGNFKGALSFLKVDQESGRMDLAFQVMMPGFNFDLAHPGRKKSHGWMFFSTYNTEEASTLLEVNASQNDKDFIAAINWKKAEELIANGDYDVMESSYAHNVYDESTHMATSTMKKEVKVLDPSKYPGLVYFLPTPKSPHGCDVDPTGEYIIGSGKLSASLTAHSFTKMLDAIQNQRFDGDAYGIPIINYDDVVAGVVQQAGLGPLHTEFDSRGNAYTTFFISSEVVKWKVGTWEVLDRQATYYSVGHLMIPGGNSQEPFGKYLVAMNKITKDRYLPTGPELAHSAQLYDISGDKMELILDFPTIGEPHYAAGAPANLIKPNQTKFYELEENNHPYVARSEREARVERDGQEVHIYMTTIRSHFAPDNIEGIKVGDKVFFHVTNLEQDYDVPHGISMIGANTAELLIMPGQTETFIWEPKKEGVWPFYCTDFCSALHQEMQGYVRVSARDSDVPLSWSLDGE
- a CDS encoding cytochrome c, giving the protein MNELKTYLWTSLIVLLIYACGGGQSRIDKIKEQSVAKPEDPFVAWQSNHGVGPVAAFELPMEIDAVLAAEGQAVFEGKCSACHKPAKRFIGPPPKGILENRTPAWIMNMILNPEEMVKNDPMAKQLLIEFNGSPMANQNLTQEEARAVLEYFRTL
- a CDS encoding helix-turn-helix domain-containing protein, coding for MSEVLSFNDLWPLLIGAAAVVHCCFLGVVLLKLSKKKSNQLLSATLLLLALRMVACLAGLIYPTIESIGIYLGAVAFAATGPLVHFYLIALWHPSFMWHKSQRLHFIPALLILLSTPFVNVYIIFSLYTLALLSLTIYVVANLFRLKKHKVQLATDQDRWKWTQQFLIGMMILLFLFHAQSFFFDATVYQGIIVGATFVLYAITILSIKRVKLFMAEPKKRDKKLQLLELGQQIEILIRKEHVFTNSSLTVATIAKELNVPAYLASQAINTHFERSFPEILNDLRIHKAEQLLTDASKSHYTVEAIAYESGFSTLSAFYTTFKKVNEKTPTEYRNGK
- a CDS encoding cytochrome c codes for the protein MLKKKIIRRLSILMISISLALLSIVLLTVFEYTAVAEVREHFTEVDQQDTLAYGKLLFETRGCASCHSIEPEIESLAPNLYGVSSRQTEEYIRESIVDPDAEIVSGYEDVIMPDFSQILDEDQINALVGYVITFGK
- a CDS encoding helix-turn-helix transcriptional regulator — encoded protein: MKDTNLGAFEELVLLAVGSLGDNAYGVTIKDALVEQTGRAPSIGSLHSALYRLEGKGYLTSEDGGATNERGGRRKRYFQLSSSGKKALEAAHELRTAFSSKIPGLNLKNS
- a CDS encoding Rrf2 family transcriptional regulator, with protein sequence MFSRACEYAIKIMIYIASNQQENRKTGLKEVTEAIGSPEAFTAKILQQLVKSGLLESYKGPSGGFLLSQREVKLRDIVATIDGNKLMEKCVLGFDECGSENPCPVHDKFALVRRQINETLLSIDVRDQSLGQKLVDK
- a CDS encoding fasciclin domain-containing protein; this translates as MITSILIVWSCGSSTEQSSEAAQSPISHPRGQASVADDESDANILQVAMSSEAHTTLVAGVKAAEIEHVLVNAGPLTVFAPTNDAFDALPAGTLDDLLKPENKSTLASIITRHAAPGSYDQESLIKEAARGRKLYMATGDYLEVVVSGDEITVGGAKVLATIQTSNGVINVVDQVILPQ